A region from the Aquimarina sp. ERC-38 genome encodes:
- a CDS encoding solute:sodium symporter family transporter yields the protein MGILSFLGFTILVAVITYFASRKYKGDIIVKDLTALTIAGSLLLTNLSTEQIVGLNGQAFTEGILVMAWETLAAIAMVVTAIFLLPRYMKGKIITIPQFLEQRYDLNTKYITSGLFLTGYAVVFLPIVLYTGSIAINTMFDVPQLLGVSDNIALWICVFSIGIIGSIYGVFGGLKAVVISDTINAVGLLIGGVMIPVFGFIAIGDGSMMDGMNILFEENADKFDAIGDSESSIPFATIFTGMMLVQLFYWGTNQAIVQRALAAKNLEEGQKGILLASFIKILGPIIVVLPGIIAFHMFGDTLEKADEAYPMLVNKVLPTSLVGFFAAVLFGAILSSFNSAINSSVALFALDIYKPYINKEASEQKVERSGKLFGIGLALFAMFIAPLLQYTESIFSYLQQVNGCYSVPILTIVVLGILSKRIPAIAAKVAIFAGAGLYLAYIILDATILEGFFPHFLHMMAILTVLIILLMIIIGKLYPRETPFEQKYTGEPEYIEPWKYTKIVGVVICLLVVGVYIVFA from the coding sequence GTGGGAATATTATCTTTTTTAGGCTTTACTATTCTGGTTGCCGTCATTACTTATTTTGCTTCTCGTAAATATAAAGGTGACATTATAGTTAAGGATCTGACAGCACTTACTATTGCCGGCTCTTTATTATTAACCAATTTATCCACCGAACAAATTGTTGGTTTAAACGGGCAAGCATTTACGGAAGGTATTTTAGTAATGGCATGGGAAACTTTAGCAGCTATTGCTATGGTGGTTACAGCTATATTTTTATTACCCCGTTATATGAAAGGAAAAATTATAACTATCCCTCAATTTTTAGAGCAACGTTATGATTTAAACACAAAGTATATAACTTCCGGATTATTTCTTACCGGGTATGCCGTTGTATTTTTACCTATTGTTTTATATACCGGATCTATAGCTATTAATACCATGTTTGACGTACCCCAACTTTTGGGGGTTTCGGATAATATAGCTTTATGGATTTGTGTTTTTAGTATTGGGATCATAGGTTCAATTTACGGTGTTTTTGGCGGATTAAAAGCCGTAGTGATTTCAGATACCATAAATGCCGTAGGATTATTAATAGGAGGTGTTATGATCCCCGTTTTTGGTTTTATCGCAATAGGAGATGGTAGTATGATGGATGGAATGAATATTTTATTTGAAGAAAATGCAGATAAGTTCGATGCTATTGGTGATAGTGAAAGTTCCATTCCTTTTGCCACTATTTTTACAGGGATGATGTTGGTACAGTTGTTCTATTGGGGAACGAACCAGGCTATTGTACAACGAGCCTTAGCGGCAAAAAACTTAGAAGAAGGACAAAAAGGAATTTTATTAGCTTCCTTTATTAAAATATTAGGTCCTATCATAGTAGTTTTACCCGGTATTATAGCTTTTCACATGTTTGGGGATACTTTAGAAAAGGCAGATGAAGCGTATCCGATGTTAGTGAATAAAGTACTTCCCACGTCTTTGGTGGGATTCTTTGCTGCGGTACTTTTTGGGGCGATTTTAAGTTCGTTTAATAGTGCTATAAATAGTTCGGTAGCGCTATTTGCACTGGATATTTACAAACCTTATATTAACAAAGAAGCTTCCGAACAGAAAGTTGAACGTTCCGGAAAACTATTTGGAATCGGATTGGCTTTATTTGCCATGTTTATTGCTCCTTTATTACAATATACCGAAAGTATATTTAGTTACCTGCAACAAGTAAACGGATGTTATAGTGTTCCTATTTTAACCATAGTCGTATTGGGTATTTTATCCAAACGTATTCCGGCAATTGCTGCTAAAGTTGCAATTTTTGCCGGTGCGGGATTGTACCTTGCTTATATTATACTAGATGCAACGATCCTTGAAGGATTTTTTCCTCATTTTTTACATATGATGGCAATTCTAACTGTACTTATTATATTATTAATGATCATTATTGGTAAATTATACCCCAGAGAAACCCCATTTGAGCAAAAATATACCGGGGAACCAGAATATATTGAACCCTGGAAGTACACTAAAATAGTTGGTGTTGTTATTTGTTTACTTGTAGTAGGGGTTTATATTGTTTTTGCTTAA
- the prfA gene encoding peptide chain release factor 1: MLDKLNIVKQRFDEVNDLIIQPDIIADQKRYIQLNKEYKDLKLLMDERERYIELTDNLKEAEEIIADGSDEEMTEMAKLQLEEAKESLPELEEKIRFMLVPKDPEDAKNCVVEIRAGTGGDEASIFAGDLYRMYTKYCEGKGWSTSTVDLNEGTSGGFKEIIFEVNGEDVYGTLKFEAGVHRVQRVPQTETQGRVHTSAATVMVLPEAEEFDVELDMTEVRIERTTSTGPGGQSVNTTYSAIKLHHEPTGMIVSCQDQKSSHKNLEKALKVLRSRLYELELAKKQAADSEKRKSMVSSGDRSAKIRTYNYPQGRVTDHRINLTLYDLGNIINGDIQKIIDELQLVANTEKLKESNEVF, encoded by the coding sequence ATGTTAGATAAATTAAATATAGTAAAACAACGTTTTGATGAGGTAAATGATTTGATCATTCAACCTGATATTATTGCAGATCAAAAGCGATACATACAACTTAACAAAGAATATAAAGATTTAAAATTGTTGATGGATGAGCGGGAACGTTACATCGAACTTACTGACAATTTAAAAGAAGCCGAAGAAATTATTGCAGATGGCAGTGATGAAGAAATGACGGAAATGGCAAAATTGCAATTAGAAGAGGCCAAAGAATCCTTACCGGAACTCGAAGAGAAAATCCGGTTTATGCTGGTGCCTAAAGATCCGGAAGATGCTAAAAATTGTGTGGTTGAAATAAGAGCTGGAACGGGAGGGGATGAAGCTAGTATCTTTGCCGGGGATTTATACCGTATGTATACCAAATATTGCGAGGGGAAGGGCTGGAGTACCAGTACAGTAGACCTGAATGAAGGAACCAGTGGTGGTTTTAAAGAAATTATTTTTGAAGTAAATGGGGAAGATGTATACGGAACTTTAAAATTTGAAGCCGGAGTACACCGGGTACAACGCGTACCCCAAACCGAAACCCAGGGGAGGGTACACACCAGTGCGGCAACGGTAATGGTACTTCCTGAGGCCGAAGAATTTGATGTGGAACTGGATATGACTGAAGTACGTATTGAAAGGACTACATCTACCGGGCCGGGAGGGCAATCCGTAAATACCACCTATTCTGCAATTAAATTACATCATGAACCTACCGGAATGATTGTAAGTTGCCAGGATCAGAAATCGTCTCATAAAAACCTGGAAAAAGCGCTAAAAGTATTACGATCCCGATTATATGAACTAGAACTGGCTAAAAAACAAGCTGCCGATTCAGAAAAGCGAAAAAGTATGGTCTCTTCCGGGGACCGCTCTGCAAAAATTAGGACTTACAACTATCCGCAAGGTAGGGTAACTGATCACCGTATCAATTTAACCCTCTACGACCTGGGGAATATTATTAACGGAGATATCCAAAAAATTATCGATGAGTTACAACTAGTAGCTAATACCGAAAAGCTTAAAGAATCTAACGAAGTTTTTTAA
- a CDS encoding peptide-methionine (S)-S-oxide reductase, with protein MEPEKIGLGGGCHWCTEAVFQALNGVIKVEQGYIRSIPPNKNFSEGVIVHFQPESVCLKDLIKVHVCTHKSTKNHSFRKKYRSAIYVTSDQQKIQCQEILKTLEQEFSISFITEVLAFKEFKASRIKIQNYYQKDRNKPFCTRYIDPKIAMMKAEFTHLVKNEF; from the coding sequence ATGGAACCGGAAAAGATAGGTTTAGGAGGTGGTTGTCACTGGTGTACCGAAGCTGTATTCCAGGCTTTAAATGGAGTTATTAAAGTAGAACAAGGATATATCCGAAGTATTCCTCCGAACAAAAATTTTTCCGAAGGGGTTATTGTTCATTTTCAACCGGAAAGTGTCTGTTTAAAGGATTTGATTAAAGTACATGTATGTACTCATAAAAGTACTAAAAATCATAGTTTTCGCAAAAAATATCGAAGTGCAATCTATGTAACTTCTGATCAGCAAAAAATACAATGCCAAGAAATTTTGAAAACCCTGGAACAAGAATTTTCCATAAGCTTTATTACGGAAGTTTTAGCTTTTAAAGAGTTTAAAGCTTCGCGTATAAAGATTCAAAATTATTATCAAAAAGATCGGAATAAACCTTTCTGTACCCGTTATATCGATCCTAAAATAGCGATGATGAAAGCGGAATTTACACATTTAGTTAAAAACGAGTTTTAA
- a CDS encoding T9SS type B sorting domain-containing protein has translation MTKSFPSFVLYVIIFLCGLFHISAQDDFDTACQLAQPFCSDESERLTFPNKIGDLDGFGEIGCLNTTPNPSWYFLRIEESGRLIFDIRQWVDTDDDQRLDRNERQLDVDFIAWGPFETSFVVCDVLAKGCDLNNDGENIQPAECVNNADEPDFYINNLDNTNIIDCSYARQPEERIFVENFTIENAQQGEYYLVLITNFADESGVIQLEQTNVDEEEAGSTDCSILEPGIAQETITTCGAYPITIEGRFPGDAEQNILPAVTYQWSNAPIGSDTFTNIAGATLPFLEVNANGIYRLQGFDSTGSEVANSPDQVAVLDVLSLDFEVGLRVAEESFSGLYTITAEILVDPVITDAGFEDFEYLLEKEGNVRGEISFTTLREFQSSPVFENVPPGDYKVRARYRGCPDNEVVSAETLMILGYPKYFTPNGDGFHETWNLINPEGQVTALLYIFDRNGKLLKQIDPLSSGWDGTYNGSLMPSAQYWFKVEFNEPTDPNRRRRTFSGSFSLIR, from the coding sequence ATGACCAAATCATTCCCCTCTTTTGTATTATATGTAATCATATTTTTATGCGGATTGTTTCATATAAGTGCCCAGGATGACTTTGATACTGCCTGTCAATTAGCACAACCTTTTTGTTCTGATGAGTCTGAACGCCTTACGTTTCCTAATAAAATCGGAGATTTAGATGGGTTTGGCGAAATAGGTTGCTTAAATACAACCCCGAACCCTTCCTGGTATTTTTTACGAATTGAAGAATCCGGTAGGCTTATCTTTGATATCCGTCAATGGGTGGATACGGATGATGACCAACGTCTGGATCGTAACGAACGGCAACTAGATGTGGATTTTATTGCATGGGGTCCGTTTGAAACTTCGTTTGTCGTTTGTGATGTATTAGCCAAAGGTTGTGACCTGAACAACGATGGGGAGAATATACAACCGGCAGAGTGTGTAAACAATGCCGATGAACCCGATTTTTATATTAACAACTTAGATAATACAAATATTATAGATTGCAGCTACGCCCGTCAACCTGAAGAACGGATATTTGTTGAAAATTTTACCATAGAAAATGCACAGCAAGGTGAATATTACCTGGTACTAATCACCAATTTTGCCGATGAATCCGGTGTTATTCAGTTAGAGCAAACCAATGTAGACGAAGAAGAAGCCGGAAGTACGGATTGTAGTATTCTGGAACCAGGAATTGCACAAGAAACCATAACCACTTGCGGAGCATATCCTATTACCATAGAAGGAAGGTTTCCGGGAGATGCGGAGCAAAATATTTTACCAGCGGTTACCTATCAATGGTCAAATGCCCCTATCGGAAGTGATACGTTTACTAATATTGCCGGAGCAACCTTACCCTTTCTGGAAGTAAACGCTAATGGTATTTACAGGTTGCAAGGCTTTGATAGTACGGGTAGTGAAGTCGCGAATTCTCCGGATCAGGTAGCCGTATTAGACGTATTATCCCTGGATTTTGAAGTTGGCTTACGTGTAGCCGAAGAATCTTTTTCCGGTTTATATACTATTACAGCAGAGATACTTGTTGACCCTGTAATTACGGATGCAGGTTTTGAAGATTTTGAATATCTGTTAGAAAAAGAAGGCAACGTAAGAGGGGAGATATCTTTTACCACCCTTCGGGAATTTCAATCTTCTCCGGTTTTTGAAAATGTACCTCCCGGGGATTATAAAGTTCGGGCACGATACAGGGGATGTCCTGATAATGAAGTCGTTTCTGCCGAAACGCTGATGATACTAGGGTATCCTAAATATTTTACACCTAATGGAGATGGATTCCACGAAACCTGGAACCTGATTAATCCGGAAGGTCAGGTGACCGCTTTACTCTATATTTTTGATCGAAACGGAAAGCTATTAAAACAAATAGATCCTTTATCTTCCGGATGGGATGGTACCTATAACGGCAGTTTAATGCCCTCCGCTCAATATTGGTTTAAAGTGGAGTTTAACGAACCTACGGATCCCAACCGAAGGCGAAGAACTTTTTCAGGAAGTTTCTCTTTAATTCGGTAA
- a CDS encoding T9SS type A sorting domain-containing protein: protein MKNTMFLILFGLLFTLTANAQRSNRFTGRTPPGPVKVIKDSLFVNRTAQLQRIIDGFGNRGGRIEISGEITLGNIQINKNNIHIDIKRGTTIKIAGGASTVFSVNNRKEGGPQISNIKIGCSNCDNKFASNDAPGKRYVIDLSARRPNTKANAISLGNVRNFSISHLYARDNYTKINAIVCAAVVVTPPGDRDIPRFRKNLDVQGGPRDGDITYCHVNKGHSGYGLVQTQAAMNVNFHYLSGVGGVTLRIESGSVIAFVPTNEGRKARLDRIDGFEIKNKKGFAAILLQPHGAKQGTVVLKNIRSESSASNIDISPGFRDRALAGLPDREFGCNTCKFKRGTFERVTLQGVISHKFGNKAQNEAKLYNYYSKEFRDGASYAEKFAARRFASPFSSTIEARSNTPSIVNILYSAADRGRTPVASEGQYRVFLGGADIRSTRLEGFESCTKNILYKSDLKKVACERDAPPSQRNRSLNNRTEGNSIYPNPVSEMLTINYPENSQVTIYNNLGTIIEKFAIKEVTRNMSVNHLSGGIYFARILLNGKEITEKIIIK, encoded by the coding sequence ATGAAAAATACAATGTTCCTGATCCTCTTTGGATTACTATTTACACTTACTGCAAACGCTCAGAGAAGTAACCGATTTACCGGAAGAACTCCACCAGGCCCGGTAAAAGTCATTAAAGATTCCCTTTTTGTTAACAGAACCGCACAACTTCAACGGATTATTGATGGATTTGGTAATCGTGGAGGAAGAATTGAAATTTCCGGTGAAATTACCCTTGGGAATATTCAGATTAACAAAAATAACATCCATATTGACATCAAACGTGGTACTACCATTAAAATTGCCGGAGGAGCTTCGACTGTATTTTCTGTAAATAACAGGAAAGAAGGGGGTCCTCAAATTAGTAATATTAAAATAGGATGTAGTAATTGCGATAATAAATTTGCAAGTAATGATGCGCCTGGTAAACGGTATGTAATTGATCTCAGCGCAAGGAGACCAAACACAAAAGCAAATGCTATCAGCCTTGGTAATGTTAGAAACTTTAGCATATCTCATCTTTATGCCAGGGATAATTACACCAAGATTAATGCGATTGTATGTGCGGCCGTAGTAGTAACCCCTCCCGGAGATCGAGATATTCCAAGGTTTCGTAAAAATCTGGATGTACAAGGTGGACCCAGGGATGGAGACATTACCTATTGTCATGTCAATAAAGGACATAGCGGTTACGGTTTAGTTCAAACCCAGGCTGCTATGAACGTTAACTTTCACTATTTAAGTGGTGTTGGAGGTGTAACCCTTAGAATTGAATCCGGAAGTGTTATTGCCTTTGTACCAACTAATGAGGGCCGAAAAGCTAGACTGGATAGAATTGATGGTTTTGAGATTAAAAATAAAAAGGGGTTTGCTGCTATCTTATTACAACCTCATGGGGCCAAACAAGGAACGGTAGTTTTAAAAAATATCAGATCAGAAAGTTCCGCTTCTAATATTGATATATCTCCCGGTTTTAGAGACCGTGCTTTAGCAGGTTTACCCGATAGGGAATTTGGATGTAATACCTGTAAATTTAAAAGAGGTACATTTGAAAGGGTGACCTTACAAGGGGTCATTTCTCATAAGTTTGGGAATAAAGCTCAAAATGAAGCTAAACTTTATAATTACTATTCAAAAGAATTTAGGGATGGTGCTTCTTATGCCGAAAAATTTGCAGCGAGACGTTTTGCTTCGCCATTTTCCTCTACTATTGAAGCAAGATCAAACACCCCTTCTATTGTAAATATTCTCTATTCTGCTGCGGATAGGGGTCGTACGCCTGTCGCTAGCGAAGGACAATATAGGGTATTCCTGGGTGGTGCTGATATTAGGTCTACCAGATTAGAAGGATTTGAATCCTGTACAAAAAATATATTGTATAAATCTGACTTAAAAAAGGTAGCTTGCGAGAGGGATGCACCTCCATCGCAGAGAAATCGATCTTTAAACAATCGAACAGAAGGTAATTCTATATATCCAAATCCGGTATCAGAAATGTTAACTATAAATTATCCGGAAAATAGCCAGGTTACTATTTACAATAACTTGGGAACTATTATAGAGAAATTTGCTATAAAGGAAGTTACTAGAAACATGAGTGTAAATCACTTGTCTGGAGGAATATACTTTGCCCGTATTCTTTTAAACGGAAAAGAAATTACTGAAAAAATAATTATTAAATAG
- the folE gene encoding GTP cyclohydrolase I FolE produces the protein MKIDKALEALEAMGDNHIATSAVNPIREDAFDTSDEDKIRSITKDVFHIMETLGLDLTDDSLKGTPHRVAKMFVNEIFAGLHPDRKPKASVFENQYQYGEMLVEKNITVYSTCEHHLLPIVGRAHVAYISNGNVIGLSKMNRIVDYYAKRPQVQERMTMQIVQELQKSLGTENVACIIDAKHLCVNSRGIRDIESSTVTSEFGGVFKDKAVKREFLDYIKLETNF, from the coding sequence GTGAAAATAGATAAAGCCCTGGAAGCTCTGGAGGCGATGGGAGATAATCATATTGCTACCAGTGCAGTAAACCCGATTCGTGAAGATGCTTTTGATACATCCGACGAAGATAAAATAAGGAGTATTACTAAGGATGTTTTTCATATTATGGAGACCCTTGGACTAGATTTAACTGATGATAGCTTAAAAGGTACTCCGCACCGGGTGGCAAAAATGTTTGTTAATGAGATTTTTGCCGGTTTGCATCCGGATCGCAAGCCAAAAGCTTCGGTATTTGAGAACCAATACCAGTACGGTGAAATGTTAGTTGAAAAAAATATAACTGTTTACTCCACCTGCGAACATCATCTGTTACCCATTGTAGGCCGAGCGCACGTGGCTTATATTTCTAACGGAAATGTGATTGGTTTATCCAAAATGAACCGGATTGTGGATTATTATGCTAAAAGGCCACAGGTACAGGAACGGATGACCATGCAGATTGTACAGGAATTGCAAAAGAGTTTAGGAACCGAGAATGTTGCCTGTATTATTGATGCTAAACATTTATGTGTAAACTCCAGGGGGATTCGGGATATAGAAAGCAGTACGGTCACCAGTGAATTTGGCGGTGTTTTTAAAGATAAAGCGGTAAAACGGGAATTCCTTGATTATATTAAACTGGAAACTAATTTTTAG
- the cysS gene encoding cysteine--tRNA ligase, translating into MMLYTSQQLKIYNSLNGQKEDFTPITSGNVGMYVCGPTVYSNVHLGNCRTFISFDLVFRYLRHLGYKVRYVRNITDAGHLENDGDDGEDKVAKKARIEELEPMEIVQRYTLDFHHILEKFNNIPPSIEPTATGHIVEQIEIIKTIIDKGFAYIANGSVYFDVLKYNEFYEYGILSKRNLEDMIANTRELAAQSDKRNPQDFALWKRAEPQHIMRWPSPWSDGFPGWHLECTVMSTKYLGEQFDIHGGGMDLKFPHHECEIAQGEAATGKKPVNYWMHANMLTLDGKKMSKSTGNILSPAEIFTGTSDKLDKAYAPAVARFFMLQAHYRSILDFSNSALEASEKGFYKLMESLQHLDQLETSAKTEGLQVEGWIEACYQAMNDDFNSPILIAKLFEAVKFVNLVKEQKASITQEDLVLLSKKMNAFVTDVLGLVPVDTQSNLQDDKLSGAMELLIKLRNEARINKDFATSDKIRDELEAIGIQLKDSREGTTYSW; encoded by the coding sequence ATTATGTTGTACACTTCACAGCAACTTAAAATATATAATTCGCTCAACGGGCAAAAAGAAGATTTTACACCTATTACCTCCGGTAATGTAGGTATGTATGTGTGCGGACCTACGGTGTACAGCAACGTACATTTAGGTAATTGTCGTACTTTTATTTCTTTTGACCTTGTTTTTAGGTATTTACGTCATTTGGGCTATAAAGTCCGTTATGTTCGTAATATTACGGATGCGGGACACCTAGAAAACGATGGGGATGATGGAGAAGATAAAGTTGCTAAAAAGGCACGTATTGAGGAGTTGGAACCCATGGAAATCGTTCAGCGGTACACCCTGGACTTTCATCATATCCTGGAAAAGTTTAATAACATCCCTCCTAGTATAGAACCTACTGCTACCGGACATATTGTAGAGCAAATCGAAATTATTAAGACTATTATCGATAAGGGTTTTGCCTATATTGCTAATGGTTCAGTATATTTTGACGTCCTTAAGTACAATGAATTTTACGAGTATGGTATTTTAAGCAAACGTAATCTTGAAGATATGATTGCGAATACCCGTGAACTTGCTGCGCAAAGTGATAAAAGGAACCCGCAGGATTTTGCGCTTTGGAAAAGAGCAGAACCTCAACATATTATGAGATGGCCTTCTCCGTGGAGTGATGGTTTTCCCGGTTGGCACCTGGAATGTACCGTAATGAGTACCAAATACCTGGGAGAACAATTTGATATTCATGGCGGGGGAATGGATTTAAAGTTTCCGCACCACGAATGTGAGATTGCCCAGGGGGAAGCGGCAACCGGAAAAAAACCGGTAAATTACTGGATGCATGCCAATATGCTTACCCTTGACGGTAAAAAAATGTCAAAATCCACTGGAAATATTTTATCTCCGGCTGAAATTTTTACGGGAACCAGTGATAAGTTAGATAAAGCCTATGCTCCTGCCGTGGCTCGTTTTTTTATGTTGCAGGCGCATTACCGTAGTATTTTGGATTTTTCTAATAGTGCTTTAGAGGCTTCTGAAAAAGGTTTTTATAAGTTGATGGAATCGCTACAACACCTGGATCAATTGGAAACCAGTGCAAAAACGGAAGGTTTGCAGGTAGAAGGCTGGATTGAAGCTTGTTATCAGGCAATGAACGATGATTTTAATAGTCCGATTTTAATTGCTAAACTCTTTGAAGCAGTAAAATTTGTTAACCTGGTTAAAGAACAAAAGGCTAGTATTACCCAGGAAGATTTAGTACTGCTTAGTAAAAAAATGAATGCTTTTGTTACGGATGTCCTGGGGTTAGTACCTGTTGATACTCAAAGCAATTTACAGGATGACAAACTTAGCGGAGCCATGGAGTTATTGATAAAATTACGAAATGAGGCCAGAATTAATAAGGATTTTGCCACCAGCGATAAAATCCGGGATGAACTGGAAGCGATTGGTATTCAATTAAAGGATAGTCGAGAAGGAACTACGTATAGTTGGTAG
- the yidD gene encoding membrane protein insertion efficiency factor YidD has product MPTFKKIILFTFITLIRGYQRFLSPLLPPSCRYQPTCSQYTLEALQKHGLFKGGWLSIKRIASCMPWGGHGHDPVP; this is encoded by the coding sequence TTGCCCACTTTTAAAAAAATAATACTATTTACATTTATCACTTTAATCCGAGGGTATCAGCGTTTTTTATCTCCTCTACTCCCACCCTCTTGTCGGTATCAACCTACCTGTTCGCAGTATACTCTGGAAGCTTTGCAAAAACATGGGTTATTTAAAGGTGGTTGGCTGAGTATCAAACGGATTGCAAGTTGTATGCCTTGGGGAGGTCATGGTCATGATCCGGTACCTTAA
- the lgt gene encoding prolipoprotein diacylglyceryl transferase — translation MIFLKFVWNPIQGIDLGFFMIRFYSLMFVVAFSLGYYLMKKIYIRENVSLEKLDSVFMYAVIGTLVGARLGHVLFYDWDYYKNHLLEIFLPVRFNPEFEFIGFQGLASHGAAIAFIIAMYYYAKKVLYKHPLWIMDRVTIPAAFGGIFVRLGNFFNSEIIGEPSGNFPLGVKFVRDGISKREVVKETGINNLNEAYAAIVDNPKFATLLEAIPFRHPAQLYEAFGYVFVSFILYFFYWKTEKRNQRGFLFGMYLILIWVVRFLVEYVKQSQGGFEDALGHALSTGQWLSIPFIVIGLYFVFTAKKVNT, via the coding sequence ATGATATTTCTAAAATTTGTCTGGAATCCGATACAAGGCATTGACCTTGGATTTTTTATGATTCGGTTTTATAGCTTAATGTTTGTGGTCGCCTTTTCATTGGGGTACTACTTAATGAAAAAAATCTATATTCGTGAGAATGTATCTTTAGAAAAGTTGGATTCCGTTTTTATGTATGCGGTTATCGGCACTTTGGTAGGTGCACGCTTGGGTCATGTTTTATTTTATGATTGGGATTATTATAAAAATCATTTACTAGAGATTTTTCTACCGGTACGCTTTAACCCGGAATTTGAATTTATCGGTTTTCAGGGACTTGCAAGTCATGGAGCGGCTATTGCTTTTATTATTGCCATGTATTATTATGCTAAAAAGGTACTCTATAAACATCCGTTATGGATTATGGACCGGGTAACCATCCCAGCTGCTTTTGGGGGTATTTTTGTTCGTTTGGGTAATTTCTTTAATTCTGAAATTATTGGCGAACCTTCTGGTAATTTTCCATTAGGTGTAAAATTTGTAAGAGATGGCATTAGCAAACGTGAAGTGGTTAAAGAAACCGGAATTAACAATCTTAACGAAGCTTATGCAGCAATTGTAGATAACCCGAAGTTCGCTACCCTTCTAGAAGCTATTCCCTTTAGGCATCCGGCACAGTTATACGAAGCTTTTGGGTATGTATTTGTATCTTTTATTTTATACTTTTTTTATTGGAAAACGGAGAAAAGAAACCAACGTGGATTTTTATTTGGAATGTACCTAATTCTAATTTGGGTAGTCCGATTTTTAGTAGAATATGTAAAACAAAGCCAGGGTGGTTTTGAAGATGCCCTAGGCCATGCATTGTCTACCGGTCAATGGTTAAGTATCCCTTTTATTGTAATTGGTTTATATTTTGTTTTTACAGCGAAAAAAGTGAATACTTGA